One genomic region from Plasmodium berghei ANKA genome assembly, chromosome: 4 encodes:
- a CDS encoding BIR protein, with protein sequence MDEKGMCELFLEADKFFNGKYVILNKINRSSSYKQYCPNNRACSSNREGVGALGGHLFTELQNNENKYSEQFMMWLSHKLFNIVKDINNGKANKMTLSSAYDEYLKKYMGNFIFWDLLYNQRDLKDANLRYMSELYTLLNYICNTIAYYKTNKEKHGNLRQNSVNCLNQYRSLYNAFYGNDLYLNLLEKLKKIYDDFRDSAIKNDTDKKYNIKNHLLELTPINKKYSHSTNNFKTFDSNGPGRIPKNKDNTPSVQDKAVKDTKTTPKIKGQGGEQSDQKSPPRNTGNNLKVSEAKSQQNQNIQLPKLEEPSLKGDIQSLDLANNHTGTQKAPSGQTNPSNESETNQGRIDIYQNTKDIHDVFDLSTLKEYGNLIKTYIEEYRESVTNSLDDIRKKLYDNVLPILNDAYSTYADYYENFDIMEYIKEGLQANERHQTETLEDNPTSNELEPSPTLSDSKTPAVEKPEPKNTQTQILGDQGNGHSQGSFSTPEIDATSSEQEHISDNSSEEQFQSSDDSINIMPHLEIEARSIKFDVQKDISEIGFPGNLFKEYKLVVYSVIVIATLVILAVMYKYSSFGWRKKLKKKKNMKKIKKLCNENDTERKLQIH encoded by the exons aTGGACGAGAAAGGAATg TGTGAGCTATTTCTTGAAGctgataaattttttaatggtAAATATGTCATattgaataaaattaacaGATCCTCATCATACAAACAATATTGCCCCAATAATAGAGCATGTTCAAGTAACAGGGAAGGTGTTGGTGCTTTGGGCGGGCATTTATTTACGGAgttacaaaataatgaaaacaaGTATTCCGAACAGTTTATGATGTGGTTATctcataaattatttaatatagtCAAAGACATAAACAATGGCAAAGCTAATAAAATGACTTTAAGTTCGGCTTATGACGAATATTTAAAGAAGTATATGggtaattttatattttgggatcttttatataatcaaaGGGATTTGAAAGATGCTAATCTTAGGTATATGAGTGAATTGTATACTTTacttaattatatatgtaatacaattgcatattataaaacgaataaagaaaaacatGGGAATCTTCGTCAGAATTCTGTAAATTGTCTTAATCAATATAGAAGCCTTTACAATGCTTTTTATGGAAATGATTTATATCTGAATCTATtggaaaaattaaaaaaaatatatgatgaCTTTAGAGATTCTGCTATTAAGAATGATactgataaaaaatataatataaaaaatcatcTTCTAGAACTTACaccaataaataaaaaatattcacatTCTACGaacaattttaaaacatttgATTCCAATGGTCCAGGGCGTAtaccaaaaaataaagataatacCCCAAGTGTTCAAGATAAAGCAGTAAAAGATACAAAAACCACACCAAAGATTAAAGGTCAAGGAGGGGAGCAAAGTGATCAAAAGAGTCCCCCTAGAAATACAggtaataatttaaaagttTCGGAGGCTAAATCTCAACAGAATCAAAACATTCAATTGCCAAAACTTGAAGAACCTTCATTAAAAGGTGATATCCAATCCTTAGATCTTGCCAATAATCATACAGGTACTCAAAAAGCTCCAAGTGGTCAAACAAATCCAAGCAACGAGTCAGAAACTAATCAAGGTAGAATAGATATATACCAAAACACAAAAGATATTCACGATGTTTTTGATTTGTCAACTTTAAAAGAATATGggaatttaattaaaaccTATATTGAAGAATACAGAGAATCTGTTACTAATTCACTTGATGATattcgaaaaaaattatacgATAATGTATTGCCTATTTTAAATGATGCTTATAGTACTTATGCAgattattatgaaaattttgatataatGGAATACATTAAAGAAGGATTGCAAGCAAATGAAAGACACCAAACTGAAACATTAGAGGACAACCCAACAAGTAACGAACTAGAACCTAGCCCTACTTTATCAGATAGCAAAACACCAGCTGTCGAAAAACCAGAACCAAAGAATACCCAAACACAAATATTAGGTGATCAAGGAAATGGCCATTCACAAGGGTCATTTTCTACACCAGAAATAGACGCAACAAGTAGTGAACAAGAACATATTTCAGATAATTCCTCTGAGGAACAATTTCAATCATCAGACGATTCTATCAATATAATGCCTCATCTGGAAATTGAAGCAAGATCCATTAAATTCGATGTACAAAAAGACATATCTGAAATAGGATTTCCAggaaatttatttaaagaatACAAATTAGTTGTATATTCAGTTATAGTTATTGCAACACTTGTTATTTTAGCAGTTATGTATAAG tATTCCTCATTTGGGTGGAGAAAAAAgttgaagaaaaaaaaaaatatgaaaaagattaaaaaattgtgtaatgaaaatgatactGAAAGGAAGTTGCAAATACATTAA